TGATGATTTCGTGCTCTATTCGCTTATTCCGAAGATATACGCCCCTATAAAGCCACCGGTTCTGACGCGTTTTTCCGTAAGCGAGTACGACCCGCAGGAATTTGAATACGCCAAGAAGCTGTCTGCCCTGGGTGCGGACCTAAAGAGCACCGACCTTTTTCCCGCGGGGTCAAAATTTGTAGATGCGATAAAGCGCCTGTCGCACAGGGATGTGGCGAACAAGATACTTGACGGTAGAACCGGAGTTTCGTACGGATTCATAGCGCTTGCCGAGCCTCCGGGATACGATGGGGACAAATATATTGATGAGAATATGTGGAATTCCCTGCAGGAGATTCCGAGTTACAATCCCGACGAGGTAAGAGCGGCCTCGAACGACAGGTGGTATGTCAGAACCCTTATGGGAGGCAGGACGGTGTACCAGCAGGTTCCGGACATATGGATTGTCACTTCAAGATCAGGATGCGACAAGACGAACCTGAATCCGGATTCGGATATAGTCAGAATCGGCCTTGTGAAGGGAAAGCTTCATCTCGAAATACCCAGGGGAGTCGATCTGGGAAGAAAAGACATAAGGCCGTCTTTTGATACTTACGTGATACTCTCCCAGGCGCTTTCCTCCGCTCTCTACGCCCCTTCTCTTATTGAGAAGGAGATGTCCATTCTGCATTTTCACGGCTACCCCGACCCATGCTGGTTCGGCGTGAGCGAACATCACGCCGGAGCCCGGAATCCCTCTCTTCCCTGTGGCACCGTGGAGGCTGCTCTTCTCAACTATTCCGCGGTTTATGAAACCGCAACCAAAAACGGCAGCGATATAAAGCTTCTGTGCCTTGTCGAGTCAGACCACGGGGTTAACGTTATCGGTCCTGACAGGGAATATCTCGTGCAAAGGCTCCTTGCCGGTTCAAACGAGGGTCACATAATCCTTGGCGGGAAATACCTTCCCATGCTTAAGCGGCAAAGCGTCGCATCGCAATAGTTCTCAGCGCAAATGAGTGGAATAAGTCCTGGACAGAGTTCGATAGGTTG
The genomic region above belongs to Candidatus Dadabacteria bacterium and contains:
- a CDS encoding non-ribosomal peptide synthase encodes the protein MNDHKGIADLDLRTITALAGMPKIKNLVNPKDPTEMSVRVIVTFKPLPKNYPDTEINAYRERLRNSLLSNGVNVISWDDATTEDASYGAFSKLMGLRSVRRKVNAVIDVKKKLSPLRWLLSKVAENVYRIVRKDSLSVSSILKISGWADDFTVGYLQDPYNTQVITIMSLDPEFENEDTTYERKISLGLKNLINNMSEIVIGVSRRNFAIINMNLSDSIYAHDQLDDFVLYSLIPKIYAPIKPPVLTRFSVSEYDPQEFEYAKKLSALGADLKSTDLFPAGSKFVDAIKRLSHRDVANKILDGRTGVSYGFIALAEPPGYDGDKYIDENMWNSLQEIPSYNPDEVRAASNDRWYVRTLMGGRTVYQQVPDIWIVTSRSGCDKTNLNPDSDIVRIGLVKGKLHLEIPRGVDLGRKDIRPSFDTYVILSQALSSALYAPSLIEKEMSILHFHGYPDPCWFGVSEHHAGARNPSLPCGTVEAALLNYSAVYETATKNGSDIKLLCLVESDHGVNVIGPDREYLVQRLLAGSNEGHIILGGKYLPMLKRQSVASQ